One genomic segment of Lysobacter sp. 5GHs7-4 includes these proteins:
- a CDS encoding efflux RND transporter permease subunit produces the protein MSIAELSIKRPVTAVMLFVSLFVVGLIAAIRLPLEAFPEVSPPFIFVQMPYTGSTPEEVERTVLRPVEETLSTMTGIKRMDASARADGANIFIQFSNWDRDVAIAASEARERIDAIRSDLPDDLQRYFVLKFSTTDQPVLRVRLAGDMDLTGAYDLIDREFKRRIERLPGVARVEVSGAPPNEVEIAIQPDRLTAHNLSLNDLTTRLQAVNFSVSAGQIDDGGQRLRVQPVGEVTDLQQLRDLVIGGNGTRLGDIADVRMKPARMDYGRRLDGRPAVGLDIFKERNANLVEVSRLALQEVEDIRKEPSLSGIQIKIIENQGENVTTSLLDLAEAGGIGLLLSIAVLFFFLRHWPSTLMVTLAIPICFVMTLGFMYFAGVTLNILSMMGLLLAVGMLVDNAVVVVESIYQEREKMPDQPRLASILGTRHVAIALSAGTLCHCIVFLPNLFGERNFLSIYMAQIAITISVSLLASWLVAVSLIPMISARLKTPPLVNNPRGLIPRLQTRYAGFLRWTLAHRGWSVLGIVLIIAISVFPMTKTKFDMFGGDEGGEVNVFYQWKGSYTKEQMSDEVLRIEKFLDANRKKFHITQVYSYYSEVGGAGTRITFDTKEVSATKPLIDAISKALPKSARADIGIGDQGGPGGGGGQPGKNVQVQLVGDSTQTLAEVAKDIVPILAKRKELRDVRVDAGDQNSELAVRVDRERAASFGFSAQEVSRFVGLALRGAPLREFRRGETEVPVWVRFAGAENYGVADIASFTVRAPDGRTVPLLSMVDVSVRPAATEIRRANRQTTLTIQANLADKATVPEARKAMEDTLKAVTFPAGYSYSFEGGAFEDEDDAMGQMLFNLALALIMIYVVMAAVFESLLFPAAIMSGVLFSVFGVFWLFWITNTTFGIMSFIGILVLMGVVVNNGIVMIEHINNLRRRGLSRTEALVEGSRERLRPILMTMGTAILAMVPIALSTSGSNDMPAYYPMARAIAGGLAFSTLVSLLFLPTIYAILDDMRNGSVRAVRRARGKPADPAGLPAASVAALHAE, from the coding sequence ATGAGCATCGCTGAGCTCAGCATCAAGCGTCCCGTCACGGCGGTCATGCTGTTCGTGTCGCTGTTCGTGGTCGGCCTGATCGCCGCGATCCGGCTGCCGCTGGAGGCGTTCCCGGAGGTCTCGCCGCCCTTCATCTTCGTGCAGATGCCGTACACCGGCTCGACCCCGGAAGAGGTCGAGCGCACGGTGCTGCGTCCGGTCGAGGAAACGCTGTCGACCATGACCGGCATCAAGCGCATGGACGCCAGCGCGCGCGCCGACGGCGCCAACATCTTCATCCAGTTCTCCAACTGGGACCGCGATGTGGCGATCGCCGCGTCCGAGGCGCGCGAGCGCATCGACGCGATCCGCTCCGACCTGCCGGACGACTTGCAGCGCTATTTCGTGCTCAAGTTCTCGACCACCGACCAGCCGGTGCTGCGCGTGCGTCTGGCCGGCGACATGGACCTGACCGGCGCCTACGACCTGATCGACCGCGAGTTCAAGCGCCGCATCGAGCGTCTGCCCGGCGTGGCCCGGGTCGAGGTGTCCGGCGCGCCGCCCAACGAGGTCGAGATCGCGATCCAGCCCGATCGCCTGACCGCGCACAACCTCAGCCTCAACGATCTGACCACGCGACTGCAGGCGGTGAACTTCTCCGTCTCGGCCGGCCAGATCGACGACGGCGGCCAGCGCCTGCGCGTGCAGCCGGTGGGCGAGGTGACCGACCTGCAGCAGTTGCGCGATCTGGTGATCGGCGGCAACGGCACCCGCCTGGGCGACATCGCCGACGTGCGCATGAAGCCGGCGCGCATGGACTACGGGCGCCGCCTGGACGGCCGTCCGGCGGTGGGCCTGGACATCTTCAAGGAGCGCAACGCCAACCTGGTCGAGGTCTCGCGCCTGGCCCTGCAGGAAGTCGAGGACATCCGCAAGGAGCCCTCGCTGAGCGGCATCCAGATCAAGATCATCGAGAACCAGGGCGAGAACGTCACCACTTCGCTGCTGGACCTGGCCGAGGCCGGCGGCATCGGCCTGCTGCTGTCGATCGCGGTGCTGTTCTTCTTCCTGCGCCACTGGCCGTCGACGCTGATGGTGACCCTGGCGATTCCGATCTGCTTCGTGATGACCCTGGGCTTCATGTACTTCGCTGGCGTCACCCTCAACATCCTGTCGATGATGGGGCTGCTGCTGGCGGTGGGCATGCTGGTGGACAACGCCGTGGTGGTGGTGGAGAGCATCTACCAGGAACGCGAGAAGATGCCCGACCAGCCGCGGCTGGCCTCGATCCTGGGCACCCGCCACGTCGCCATCGCGCTGTCGGCCGGCACGCTGTGCCACTGCATCGTGTTCCTGCCCAACCTGTTCGGCGAGCGCAACTTCCTCAGCATCTACATGGCCCAGATCGCCATCACGATCTCGGTCTCGCTACTGGCCTCGTGGCTGGTCGCGGTCAGCCTGATCCCGATGATCTCGGCGCGCCTGAAGACGCCGCCGCTGGTCAACAATCCGCGCGGCCTGATCCCGCGGCTGCAGACGCGCTACGCCGGTTTCCTGCGCTGGACCCTGGCCCACCGCGGCTGGAGCGTGCTGGGCATCGTGCTGATCATCGCGATCAGCGTGTTTCCGATGACCAAGACCAAGTTCGACATGTTCGGCGGCGACGAGGGCGGCGAGGTCAACGTCTTCTACCAGTGGAAGGGCAGCTACACCAAGGAACAGATGTCGGACGAGGTGCTGCGCATCGAGAAGTTCCTCGACGCCAACCGCAAGAAGTTCCACATCACCCAGGTGTACTCCTACTACAGCGAGGTCGGCGGTGCCGGCACCCGCATCACCTTCGACACCAAGGAAGTCAGCGCCACCAAGCCGCTGATCGACGCGATCAGCAAGGCGCTGCCGAAGTCGGCGCGCGCCGACATCGGCATCGGCGACCAGGGCGGTCCTGGCGGCGGTGGCGGCCAGCCCGGCAAGAACGTGCAGGTGCAGCTGGTCGGCGATTCCACCCAGACCCTGGCGGAAGTCGCCAAGGACATCGTGCCGATCCTGGCCAAGCGCAAGGAACTGCGCGACGTGCGCGTGGACGCGGGCGACCAGAACAGCGAACTGGCGGTGCGCGTGGACCGCGAGCGCGCGGCCTCGTTCGGCTTCAGCGCCCAGGAGGTCTCGCGCTTCGTCGGCCTGGCCCTGCGCGGCGCGCCCTTGCGCGAGTTCCGCCGCGGCGAAACCGAGGTGCCGGTGTGGGTGCGTTTCGCCGGCGCCGAGAACTACGGCGTGGCCGACATCGCCTCGTTCACCGTGCGCGCCCCGGACGGCCGCACCGTGCCGCTGCTGAGCATGGTCGACGTCAGCGTGCGTCCGGCCGCCACCGAGATCCGCCGCGCCAACCGCCAGACCACGCTGACCATCCAGGCCAATCTGGCCGACAAGGCCACCGTGCCGGAAGCGCGCAAGGCGATGGAGGACACGCTCAAGGCGGTCACGTTCCCGGCCGGCTACAGCTACTCCTTCGAAGGCGGCGCGTTCGAGGACGAGGACGACGCGATGGGCCAGATGCTGTTCAACCTGGCGCTGGCGCTGATCATGATCTACGTGGTGATGGCGGCGGTGTTCGAGTCGCTGCTGTTCCCGGCGGCGATCATGAGCGGCGTGCTGTTCTCGGTGTTCGGCGTGTTCTGGCTGTTCTGGATCACCAACACCACCTTCGGGATCATGTCCTTCATCGGCATCCTGGTGCTGATGGGCGTGGTGGTGAACAACGGCATCGTCATGATCGAGCACATCAACAACCTGCGCCGGCGCGGCCTGTCGCGTACCGAGGCCTTGGTGGAAGGCAGCCGCGAACGCCTGCGGCCGATCCTGATGACCATGGGCACGGCGATCCTGGCGATGGTGCCGATCGCGCTGTCGACCAGCGGCAGCAACGACATGCCGGCCTACTACCCGATGGCGCGCGCGATCGCCGGCGGCCTGGCGTTCTCCACCCTGGTCAGCCTGCTGTTCCTGCCGACCATCTACGCCATCCTCGACGACATGCGTAACGGCAGCGTGCGCGCGGTCCGCCGCGCGCGCGGCAAGCCGGCCGATCCGGCGGGCCTGCCGGCTGCCTCGGTCGCGGCCTTGCACGCCGAGTGA